A segment of the candidate division WOR-3 bacterium genome:
CGGCATTACGACTGGAACACCTCTACTGCACATACCTTCACCGAAATCCCGTACCTGATTAATACGATAAGTCAAATACTCATGTTCAGTTACAGCCGCCAATCCTGACGCCAATGCCATAATATCACGGCCCGAAAGACCACCATATGTCGGATGTCCTTCTTTCAATATCTGGTAATCGAGTAGCACACCGGGTATCTGAGGATATTTCTTCACAAAAAGACCATCTGCCCTCAAGAACAGACCGCCGCCCATATTTGTAAGCCCGTCCTTCTTGTAGCTAATGGTGAATCCGTCGACGTGTGAAAACATCTCATGCACAATATCTTTCACTTCCTTATCCTCATAGCCATCCTCGTATTGCTGTATGAACCAGGCATTCTCTGCAAAACGGCATGCATCAAAGAAAAAAGGAATCCCATACTCATGGGCCAACGAGGCCACAGCCGTGATGTTTTCCATCGATACGGGTTGTCCGCCCGCAGTATTATTGGTTATCGTCAGATAAACAAGCGGAACTCGGTCATGCGCCTTCTCGAGCAGGGCTTTCAACTTCATGATGTTCATATTCCCCTTAAAGTGAAAACCCTTCTCGCCATCGGCCAGTTCATCAGAAAAAAGATTGATGGCCTGCATCTGATTCGCTTCAATATTCGCTCCCGTCGTGTCAAAATGTCCATTGCTGGGAATGATCATTTTCTTACCCAGCCTCCCGACTTGAGTGAAAAGGGCATCTTCGCTCGCCCTTCCCTGGTGAAAAATAAAAGCATTGGGCTCACCGGCATCTGGTTCGTTGAAGAAAACCTCGCCGAAGGTGCTTCGTATCTGGTTTTTGAGAATGAAGTATCCCCGGTTCGAGCCGTATGCCTCGTCACCCATGTGAAGGGCTGCCCATTGTTCATTGGTCATTGTCGTTACACCCGAATCAGATAAAAGATCGCATCCTGTTATCATTTCTGATGGAAAGAAGAAAACATTTAAACCGACACCCGCCAAAACCTCTGCCCTTTCTTCAGCAGTATATACCTTCTTCAACTCAACTGAGTGGTTGAAGTAAGGTCTCGGTGTCGAAGCGAGTTCTATTTCGGGCGTTAACATATTTATTAGCGCTTTGAGTTTCATCGCCTTCTCTCACTCATCATGTTCTTCATTCA
Coding sequences within it:
- a CDS encoding tryptophanase → MKLKALINMLTPEIELASTPRPYFNHSVELKKVYTAEERAEVLAGVGLNVFFFPSEMITGCDLLSDSGVTTMTNEQWAALHMGDEAYGSNRGYFILKNQIRSTFGEVFFNEPDAGEPNAFIFHQGRASEDALFTQVGRLGKKMIIPSNGHFDTTGANIEANQMQAINLFSDELADGEKGFHFKGNMNIMKLKALLEKAHDRVPLVYLTITNNTAGGQPVSMENITAVASLAHEYGIPFFFDACRFAENAWFIQQYEDGYEDKEVKDIVHEMFSHVDGFTISYKKDGLTNMGGGLFLRADGLFVKKYPQIPGVLLDYQILKEGHPTYGGLSGRDIMALASGLAAVTEHEYLTYRINQVRDFGEGMCSRGVPVVMPVGGHAVYVDVDKFFEGTKMKPDDFGGVALCAILLAAYGHRACELGYFTFGQFDRVKKVEVFPEVNFVRFAVPRLRYEKQDLDSVAEAMRVLHAHREEIPGVHVTYGRELPLRHFKARFEFKK